From a region of the Anomalospiza imberbis isolate Cuckoo-Finch-1a 21T00152 unplaced genomic scaffold, ASM3175350v1 scaffold_422, whole genome shotgun sequence genome:
- the LOC137466699 gene encoding maestro heat-like repeat-containing protein family member 1, with protein MFQQLRASEGSQAEKNFLYRSMGTALGLCPSKELVRKQLQELLENARYQEEAEREGLASCFGICARNHPEETLEKLEEFEKSDVFRKSQGLFGLFKERGEGDAERQRGALALCWGRVAAAAPPELLRSRLEPRILGSLLQLGRTKVSAREFPGFSRIFRGFSGDSPGNFLGDF; from the exons ATGTTCCAGCAGCTCCGTGCCTCCGAGGGATCCCAGGCGGAAAAG aatttcCTCTACAGATCCATGGGAACGGCGCTGGGGTTGTGTCCCAGTAAGGAACTGGTCCggaagcagctccaggagctcctggaaaACGCCCGGTACCAGGAAGAGGCGGAGCGGGAG GGTCTGGCTTCCTGCTTCGGGATCTGCGCCCGGAATCATCCGGAAGAAACTTTGGAAAAGTTGGAGGAATTCGAGAAATCCGACGTCTTCAGGAAATCCCAGGGCTTGTTCGGCCTCTTCAAG GAGCGCGGCGAGGGCGATGCGGAGCGGCAGCGCGGGGCCCTGGCGCTCTGCTGGGGCCGCGTGGCCGCGGCGGCGCCGCCGGAGCTGCTGCGCTCGCGCCTGGAGCCGCGGATCCTCGGGAGCCTCCTGCAGCTCGGGCGCACCAAGGTCAGCGCccgggaattcccgggattttcCCGGATTTTCCGGGGATTTTCTGGGGATTCTCCAGGGAACTTTCTAGGagatttttag